The following nucleotide sequence is from Micromonospora sp. WMMD1120.
GACGCGGCGAAGCAGGGCACCGGAGCCCCGAACAAGGCGGCCACCGGCAACGCGCAGGCCGCCCAGAAGGCCGGTGGGGCATGAGCGAGCGAATCGGCGGGCACGGCACGCGGCGGAGCGGAGTGACGGCATGAGTGACCTGCTCGCGGGACCGGTAGAGGCGGCCGCCGGGCTGGCCGTGTACGGCGCGGACGCGGTCGACAAGACCGCGCCGGCGTCTACCCGGGACGCGCTGGTCAAGGCCGGTGTGCCGGGCAGGCTGGCCGGCAAGGACGCCAGCCTGTGGGGTCCGGACGCCGAGGCGGAGGCGAAGATCCGGCTGGGCTGGGTGGACACCCACCAGCGCAGCCGGGAGCTGCTGGCGCAGTTGGCCGAGCTGAAGGCCGAGCTGACCGACCTCGACCACGTGGTGCTCGCCGGCATGGGTGGCTCGTCGCTGGCCCCCGAGGTGATCACCCGGACGCTCGGTCGTCCGCTGACCGTGCTGGACACCACCGACCCGGGCCAGGTCCGGGCGGCGCTCGGCGACCGGTTGGAGCGCACCGTCGTGGTGGTGGCCAGCAAGTCCGGCTCCACCGTCGAGACCGACAGCCACCGGCGCGCGTACTGGCAGGCGTTCCTGGACGCCGGGATGACCGAGGCGGAGGCCGGCCGGCACTTCGTCGTCGTCACCGACCCGGGTTCGCCGCTGGAGCAGACCGCGACCGAGATGGGCGCGTTCACCGTGCTCGCCGACCCGAACGTGGGCGGCCGCTACTCCGCGCTCACCGCGTTCGGCCTGGTGCCCTCGGCGCTGGCCGGGGTCGACGTGTCGGAGCTGCTCGACCAGGCCGACGCGCTGGCCGCGTCGCTCGGCGCGGACCGGGACAACCCGGCGCTGGCGCTGGGCGCCGCCCTGGGCGCCGCCGCCACCCTGGCCCGGGACAAGGTCGCCCTGGTCTCCGACGGCACCGGCATCGACGGGCTCGGCGACTGGGCCGAGCAGTTGATCGCCGAGTCGACCGGCAAGGCCGGAGTGGGCATCCTCCCGGTGGTGGTGGAGTCGCCACAGAGCCCCGGCGCCACCGGCGCGGACGTGCTGACGGTCAGCTACGGCGGCGCGCTGGCCGCCGGGGAGATGCCCGGCGGCGGCGCCAACCCGGACGTGGCCGTCAACGGCCCGCTCGGCGCGCAGTTCCTGGCCTGGGAGTACGCCACCGCGGTGGCCGGCGTGGTGCTCGGCATCGACCCGTTCAACCAGCCGAACGTCACCGAGTCCAAGGAGAACACCAACAAGATCCTGGCCTCGGGCCTGCCGGCGGAGACGCCGTCGTTCACCGAGGGCGCGATCG
It contains:
- a CDS encoding glucose-6-phosphate isomerase — protein: MSDLLAGPVEAAAGLAVYGADAVDKTAPASTRDALVKAGVPGRLAGKDASLWGPDAEAEAKIRLGWVDTHQRSRELLAQLAELKAELTDLDHVVLAGMGGSSLAPEVITRTLGRPLTVLDTTDPGQVRAALGDRLERTVVVVASKSGSTVETDSHRRAYWQAFLDAGMTEAEAGRHFVVVTDPGSPLEQTATEMGAFTVLADPNVGGRYSALTAFGLVPSALAGVDVSELLDQADALAASLGADRDNPALALGAALGAAATLARDKVALVSDGTGIDGLGDWAEQLIAESTGKAGVGILPVVVESPQSPGATGADVLTVSYGGALAAGEMPGGGANPDVAVNGPLGAQFLAWEYATAVAGVVLGIDPFNQPNVTESKENTNKILASGLPAETPSFTEGAI